In Planktothrix serta PCC 8927, a single window of DNA contains:
- a CDS encoding S66 peptidase family protein, producing MNRRNFLAGLTLTGIATQLPVLAQSASVPRLLKPSRLNPGDTVGLVTPASPILKEHLKWIQLQLGQQELTVKVAPHVLSEYGYLAGTDQQRAADINLMFADPTVKGIIATGGGWGSARILSLLDYDLIRQHPKIFLGYSDITALLLGLYSKTGLVTFHGLLGTSMWNPYSVSWLQKLLFEGKAITFQNSPNVRVETIYRGQAKGQLIGGNLSVLSALVGSEYLPNWRDKILFVEDVGEDIYRIDRMLTHLKLAGILDQISGFIFSQCTACTPGEGNEPSLTLWQVLNDLIQPLGIPAWYGSMMGHIRDQFTIPLGIDVKINAEQGTIIMLENAVV from the coding sequence ATGAATCGTCGTAATTTTTTAGCGGGATTAACTTTAACGGGAATTGCGACTCAGTTGCCCGTTTTAGCTCAGTCTGCATCTGTTCCTCGGTTACTCAAACCTTCCCGTTTAAACCCAGGTGATACAGTGGGGTTAGTGACTCCAGCCAGCCCAATTTTAAAAGAACATTTAAAATGGATTCAACTGCAATTAGGACAACAGGAATTAACGGTTAAAGTTGCCCCTCATGTTCTCAGTGAATACGGCTATTTAGCCGGAACAGATCAACAACGGGCGGCAGATATTAATCTCATGTTTGCTGACCCGACGGTTAAGGGAATTATTGCGACCGGAGGCGGTTGGGGAAGTGCTCGAATATTATCGTTATTAGATTATGATTTAATTCGCCAACATCCTAAAATTTTCCTCGGTTATAGTGATATCACGGCTTTATTATTAGGATTATATAGCAAAACCGGATTAGTCACGTTTCATGGATTATTAGGGACTTCCATGTGGAATCCCTATTCTGTCAGTTGGTTGCAAAAACTATTATTTGAAGGAAAAGCCATCACCTTTCAAAATTCTCCTAATGTTCGTGTTGAAACAATTTATCGAGGTCAAGCAAAAGGACAGTTAATCGGAGGAAATTTATCGGTTTTATCCGCTTTAGTCGGTTCTGAATATTTACCAAATTGGCGAGATAAAATCCTATTTGTGGAAGATGTGGGAGAGGATATTTACCGAATTGATCGAATGTTAACCCATTTGAAATTAGCCGGAATTTTAGATCAAATTTCGGGGTTTATTTTTAGTCAATGTACCGCCTGCACCCCAGGCGAAGGAAATGAACCCTCTTTAACCTTATGGCAGGTATTAAATGATTTAATTCAACCGTTGGGAATTCCGGCTTGGTATGGTTCTATGATGGGTCATATTCGAGATCAGTTTACTATTCCTTTAGGAATAGACGTAAAAATTAATGCTGAACAAGGAACGATTATAATGTTAGAAAACGCAGTGGTTTAA
- a CDS encoding HAD family hydrolase, with protein sequence MNYLALATDFDGTLATDGMVEESTLNALEQWQQSGRKLILITGRQLDNLIAHIPVINVFDWVVAENGAVLYQPSTKVEKLLADRPSEAFITLLRDRIDQKQQLLNNQAVPEEFSKIAQPQILEVLGVGRVIIATWEPYLEITQKTIQDLGVNLQIICNKGAVMVLPEGINKAFGLNALSQLINLPLQQIVGVGDAENDCDFLEQCGYSVAVANALPEVKERVNWVTQNSRGAGVIELINHLL encoded by the coding sequence ATGAATTATTTAGCTTTAGCAACGGATTTTGATGGAACCTTAGCGACGGATGGAATGGTGGAGGAATCTACTTTAAACGCTTTAGAACAGTGGCAACAGTCAGGGCGGAAGTTAATTCTGATTACAGGCAGACAACTTGATAATTTAATCGCGCATATTCCGGTTATTAATGTGTTTGATTGGGTAGTAGCGGAAAATGGAGCCGTGTTATATCAACCTTCTACAAAGGTGGAAAAATTGTTAGCAGATCGCCCCTCGGAAGCGTTTATAACCCTGTTACGCGATCGCATTGACCAAAAACAACAACTCTTAAACAATCAGGCAGTTCCAGAGGAATTTTCTAAGATTGCTCAACCTCAAATTTTGGAAGTTTTGGGAGTAGGACGGGTGATTATTGCCACTTGGGAACCCTATTTAGAGATTACTCAGAAAACGATTCAAGACTTAGGGGTTAATCTGCAAATTATTTGCAATAAAGGAGCGGTAATGGTATTACCCGAAGGCATTAATAAAGCCTTTGGATTAAACGCACTTTCCCAATTAATCAACCTCCCTCTACAACAAATTGTTGGCGTTGGGGATGCAGAAAACGATTGTGATTTTTTAGAACAATGTGGTTATTCCGTAGCCGTCGCTAATGCTTTACCCGAAGTCAAAGAAAGGGTTAATTGGGTAACACAAAATAGTCGAGGAGCAGGGGTTATAGAATTAATTAATCACCTTCTATAA